In the genome of Ignavibacteriota bacterium, one region contains:
- a CDS encoding nitrous oxide reductase accessory protein NosL, with protein MLKYLSLLFFISILNFAQKNDFVKNAESQNAVILQKGEAKDWCSVCGMNLKMFYKTNHAVELKNGEFKQYCSLHCLCADKPNHKDEIKNIFVVDSKSEKMINAKDAFYIVGSSVPGTMSNVSKIAFSTKKDAEEFSQKFNGKNIMDFKTVSEMVEKQLPEEINMLMKRKELKVYPKGEKLFSELCDKNVDVKNFSNVAELKAFIKNNNVCGNIDEQKLHSIALYLWDVKSKEKNGKSQIQIFEIPQDEKCPVCGMFVYKYPKWAASIETPDKNIYFDGVKDLMKFYFEPDKYSTEDKSNFKKIEVTDYYSQKIIDGKNASYVINSKIIGPMGNELIPFSDEKSANEFIKDHGGNLIKNFNDITKEIVLKLDE; from the coding sequence ATGCTCAAATATTTATCATTATTATTTTTTATATCAATTTTAAATTTCGCTCAGAAAAATGATTTTGTAAAAAACGCTGAATCTCAAAATGCGGTAATTTTGCAAAAAGGAGAAGCAAAAGATTGGTGTTCGGTCTGCGGTATGAACTTAAAAATGTTTTACAAAACAAATCATGCCGTTGAACTTAAAAACGGTGAATTTAAACAATACTGTTCACTGCATTGCTTATGTGCAGACAAACCGAATCATAAGGATGAAATAAAAAATATTTTTGTTGTTGATTCAAAATCCGAAAAAATGATTAATGCAAAGGACGCATTTTATATAGTTGGAAGTAGCGTTCCGGGAACCATGTCGAATGTAAGTAAAATCGCATTTTCAACAAAAAAAGACGCGGAAGAATTCAGTCAAAAATTCAACGGCAAAAATATTATGGATTTCAAAACTGTTTCCGAAATGGTTGAAAAGCAGCTGCCAGAAGAAATAAATATGCTGATGAAGAGAAAAGAGTTGAAAGTTTATCCAAAAGGTGAAAAGTTATTTTCTGAACTTTGCGATAAAAATGTTGATGTCAAAAATTTTTCAAATGTAGCCGAACTTAAAGCTTTTATTAAAAATAATAATGTTTGCGGAAATATCGACGAACAAAAGCTTCATTCAATTGCGCTTTATTTATGGGATGTAAAATCAAAAGAGAAAAACGGCAAAAGTCAAATCCAAATTTTTGAAATACCTCAAGATGAAAAATGTCCGGTTTGCGGAATGTTCGTCTACAAATATCCTAAATGGGCGGCTTCTATTGAAACACCGGATAAAAATATTTATTTTGATGGAGTTAAGGATTTAATGAAGTTTTATTTCGAACCCGACAAATATTCAACGGAAGATAAATCGAATTTTAAAAAAATTGAAGTGACAGATTATTATTCGCAAAAAATAATTGACGGGAAAAATGCTTCTTATGTAATCAACAGCAAAATAATTGGTCCAATGGGCAATGAGCTTATACCGTTTTCAGATGAAAAAAGCGCTAACGAATTTATTAAAGATCATGGCGGAAATTTGATTAAGAATTTTAATGATATAACTAAAGAAATCGTTTTAAAATTAGATGAATAA
- a CDS encoding HD domain-containing protein → MINLFEIENYIKNYYDNNCQKEIVYHNINHVVDVVNAVRQISLYSHLSQSDSNLVIAAAWFHDIGHLKIWEDHEELSANFALEYFRSRKVPDSEIDVIIKCIKVTALPHTPMNFLEQIICDADISHVGSELFFEKSNLLRMEIEIRKDKRYTDDEWLKKNIDFVNDSKFFTDYANKFYEPIKKTNLEILYESYKTFSKK, encoded by the coding sequence TTGATCAACCTTTTTGAAATAGAAAATTATATTAAAAATTATTATGATAATAATTGCCAAAAGGAAATTGTTTATCACAATATAAATCATGTCGTTGATGTTGTAAATGCCGTAAGACAAATTTCACTGTATTCTCATCTATCTCAATCCGATTCAAATTTGGTAATTGCCGCAGCGTGGTTTCATGATATTGGTCATCTAAAAATCTGGGAAGATCATGAAGAATTAAGTGCGAATTTTGCATTGGAATATTTTAGGTCCCGTAAAGTTCCAGACTCAGAAATAGATGTAATTATAAAATGTATTAAAGTTACGGCACTCCCTCACACACCCATGAATTTTTTAGAACAAATTATTTGCGATGCAGATATCAGTCATGTTGGCTCCGAACTTTTCTTTGAGAAAAGTAATTTGCTTAGAATGGAAATTGAAATTAGAAAGGACAAAAGATATACTGACGATGAGTGGTTAAAGAAAAACATCGATTTTGTAAATGACTCGAAATTTTTTACAGATTACGCAAATAAGTTTTATGAACCGATAAAAAAAACAAATCTTGAAATACTTTACGAAAGCTATAAAACATTTTCAAAAAAATAA
- a CDS encoding sulfite exporter TauE/SafE family protein gives MGPEVLGGFLIGFLGSFHCVGMCGPIVLALPTGNSSNSMLILSRILYNLGRIFTYSFFGAVFGFFGRGITFVGFQRFATIAIGISILLYYLLPSRFKGKLSSTFLYQLPSNFVKNSFKKLTKSGSPFELFIFGILNGFLPCGFVYVALAGAITTGNALSGAIFMALFGLGTTPIMLGTALVGKFISINVKRKMNKLIPVFAVVLAIIFILRGLNLNIKYISPKLSNDSLQNAEYCDPENHQPLKK, from the coding sequence ATGGGACCAGAAGTTTTAGGCGGTTTTCTTATTGGCTTTTTAGGCAGCTTTCATTGTGTTGGAATGTGCGGACCAATTGTTTTGGCTCTACCGACCGGTAATTCTTCTAACTCAATGTTAATACTTAGCAGAATTTTATACAATTTAGGAAGAATATTTACATATTCATTTTTCGGAGCGGTGTTTGGATTTTTCGGCAGAGGAATTACATTTGTCGGTTTCCAAAGATTTGCTACAATTGCGATTGGTATTTCAATTCTGCTTTATTATTTATTGCCAAGTAGATTTAAAGGAAAATTATCATCAACATTTTTGTATCAATTGCCGAGCAACTTTGTAAAAAATTCTTTTAAGAAACTTACAAAATCCGGTTCGCCTTTTGAACTTTTCATTTTTGGAATTCTTAACGGCTTTTTACCATGCGGATTTGTTTATGTTGCTTTAGCAGGCGCCATAACAACAGGAAATGCTTTATCCGGTGCAATTTTTATGGCTCTTTTTGGATTGGGAACAACTCCGATAATGTTAGGAACAGCTTTAGTTGGAAAATTTATAAGTATAAATGTTAAACGCAAAATGAATAAATTAATTCCGGTTTTTGCCGTTGTTCTTGCAATCATTTTTATATTAAGAGGGTTGAACTTAAATATAAAATATATTAGTCCAAAACTATCTAATGATTCATTGCAGAATGCCGAATACTGCGACCCTGAAAATCATCAACCACTAAAAAAATAA
- the ccoG gene encoding cytochrome c oxidase accessory protein CcoG translates to MNTSTQTPDQEEFRDHLATVTEEGKRIWIYPKKPSGNFHKYRVIVAILLLVVLFFVPLIKVNGHPLMLLDILGRKFILFGISFGPHDFHLFALTIIGFIISIFLFTVVYGRIFCGWICPQTIFMEMVFRKVEYLIEGDANKQKALNNQPWNGEKIFKKTFKQIIFFLLAFLIANALLAWVIGIDSLVELVSKPISDVFGRFVAMMLFTGATYFMGAYFREQVCTMICPYGRLQGVMLDPNSIVIHYDYKRGEPRGKIKKNEEQNLGDCVDCHLCVDVCPTGIDIRNGTQLECINCTACIDACNDVMLKVKRPAGLIRYASKNEIETGTRKIFTPKAIGYTVVLFILFSLIGFLLSTRSDFELSIVRTAGLMAQEQPGDKLSNLYDVKIINKTFNTIPATLELRNMEGEVKLVAGDLNTEPQGISEGKVFVIIPKDKIKMLSTPIEIDVKAEGKVIDVIKTSFLGKVAGKKFNMNEKEKHENEHKESSSKE, encoded by the coding sequence ATGAATACTTCAACCCAAACACCTGACCAAGAAGAGTTTAGAGATCATTTAGCAACCGTAACTGAAGAAGGAAAAAGAATTTGGATCTATCCAAAAAAACCTTCTGGCAATTTTCACAAATATAGAGTCATTGTTGCGATATTGCTTTTAGTCGTTTTATTTTTTGTTCCTCTTATAAAAGTTAACGGACATCCGCTTATGTTGTTGGATATTTTAGGAAGAAAATTTATATTATTTGGCATCTCATTCGGTCCGCATGACTTTCACCTATTTGCCCTTACAATTATAGGATTCATAATTTCAATCTTTTTATTTACAGTTGTTTACGGAAGGATTTTCTGCGGATGGATTTGCCCACAGACAATTTTTATGGAAATGGTTTTTCGAAAAGTCGAGTATCTAATTGAAGGCGATGCAAATAAACAAAAAGCATTGAATAATCAGCCATGGAACGGTGAAAAAATATTTAAGAAAACATTTAAGCAGATCATTTTTTTTCTACTGGCTTTTCTAATTGCGAATGCTTTGTTAGCATGGGTTATTGGTATTGATTCATTAGTTGAATTAGTTAGTAAACCTATTTCAGATGTATTCGGAAGATTTGTTGCAATGATGCTCTTTACAGGCGCAACTTATTTTATGGGCGCATATTTCAGAGAACAGGTTTGTACTATGATTTGTCCTTATGGAAGACTGCAAGGCGTAATGCTTGATCCAAATTCCATAGTTATTCATTATGACTATAAAAGAGGTGAACCAAGAGGTAAAATCAAAAAAAACGAAGAACAAAATTTGGGAGATTGTGTCGATTGCCATCTTTGTGTTGATGTTTGTCCAACCGGCATTGATATTAGGAACGGTACTCAGTTAGAATGCATAAACTGCACAGCTTGTATTGATGCTTGTAATGATGTTATGTTAAAAGTTAAACGTCCTGCCGGATTGATCCGTTATGCGTCTAAAAATGAAATAGAAACCGGAACGAGAAAAATTTTCACTCCTAAAGCAATTGGTTATACGGTAGTATTATTTATACTGTTTTCTTTGATTGGATTTCTGCTTTCCACCAGGTCCGATTTTGAACTATCCATAGTAAGAACTGCCGGTTTAATGGCCCAAGAACAGCCCGGAGATAAACTTAGTAATTTATACGATGTTAAAATAATTAATAAAACCTTTAATACTATACCCGCCACTTTGGAATTGCGAAATATGGAAGGTGAAGTTAAATTAGTTGCAGGTGATTTAAATACCGAACCTCAAGGAATTTCGGAAGGAAAAGTTTTTGTAATTATTCCAAAAGATAAGATCAAAATGCTTAGTACACCTATAGAAATTGATGTAAAAGCCGAAGGAAAAGTTATTGACGTAATTAAAACTTCATTTTTAGGTAAAGTTGCCGGTAAAAAATTTAATATGAATGAAAAAGAAAAACATGAGAATGAACATAAAGAAAGTTCTTCAAAAGAATAG
- a CDS encoding histidine phosphatase family protein, translating to MKSLYLMRHAKSSWENGHIPDFDRPLNDRGLKNAPFMGSVISKLIKTPQIVISSPAKRAITTAEIISEFLHFDPKKIIQDERIYHAVVSDIMRIIYSINDDIDSIMLFGHNPTFTLLSNYLSDKHIENLPTSGFVHIDFNLNSWKEIEGNTGKLILFEYPKKYLNN from the coding sequence TTGAAATCACTTTACTTAATGCGACACGCAAAATCAAGCTGGGAAAATGGGCATATTCCAGATTTTGATAGACCTTTAAATGACAGAGGCTTGAAAAATGCACCGTTTATGGGAAGTGTTATTTCAAAATTAATAAAAACTCCTCAAATCGTTATTTCAAGTCCGGCAAAACGCGCAATAACAACGGCAGAAATTATCAGCGAATTTCTACATTTTGATCCAAAAAAAATAATTCAAGACGAAAGAATATATCACGCGGTCGTTTCCGATATAATGAGAATTATCTATTCAATAAATGATGACATTGACTCAATAATGCTGTTCGGACATAATCCCACATTTACTTTGCTATCTAATTACTTATCTGATAAACATATTGAAAATCTGCCGACGAGCGGATTTGTACATATAGACTTTAATTTGAATTCGTGGAAGGAAATAGAAGGAAACACCGGCAAATTGATTTTATTCGAATACCCCAAAAAGTATTTAAATAATTAA
- a CDS encoding SCO family protein, producing the protein MKRFIYLIAILFASIFSGCKADLEELEDFTKNNYSLLNQDSVQVRFPKIIKGKIAVIGYIFTNCVDVCPLTTNNMRLIQENLIKQEIKNVEFVSISFDPEEDKPSVLNRFAKVRDLNLENWNFLTSSKETIDSLMKDVGMVIIKSDSTVYENGMKKYYYVHTDRIQLIDQNGILRKNYNGSKISIDEIIQDIKTLSGL; encoded by the coding sequence ATGAAAAGATTTATATATTTAATTGCAATTCTATTTGCCTCAATATTTTCCGGCTGCAAAGCTGATTTAGAAGAATTGGAAGATTTTACAAAGAACAATTATTCTTTATTGAATCAAGACAGCGTTCAAGTTCGGTTTCCAAAAATAATTAAAGGTAAAATAGCAGTAATCGGTTACATTTTTACAAATTGCGTTGATGTTTGTCCCTTAACCACAAATAACATGCGTTTAATTCAAGAAAATTTGATTAAACAAGAAATTAAAAATGTGGAATTCGTCTCAATAAGTTTTGATCCGGAAGAAGACAAACCCTCCGTCTTAAATAGGTTTGCAAAAGTTAGAGATTTAAATTTAGAGAATTGGAATTTTTTAACGAGTTCAAAAGAAACTATTGATTCATTGATGAAAGATGTTGGAATGGTAATTATAAAATCGGATTCAACGGTTTATGAAAACGGAATGAAAAAATATTATTATGTTCATACGGATAGAATTCAATTGATCGATCAAAATGGAATTTTAAGAAAAAATTATAATGGAAGTAAAATAAGTATCGATGAGATTATTCAAGATATAAAAACTTTATCCGGTTTATAA
- a CDS encoding FtsX-like permease family protein has product MIFVFSLLIFLLVSIFTISNSIKKELEFSVSDLPELIVQRMSGGRQTLIPTDRIYKISGISGVSNVQERIWGYYYFKNENVNFTLIGIDFDIDNYKNNFNDVIDFYSEKIDTASQPFIIAGNGVIEILEKNFFKNYFVFDKVEGGKLEAKILGTFVSESNLETNDVILMPQNYVREIFGTSDYFATDIIVQVPNPNEIEIVKQKLQNMFPDSRIVSRNDIKSSYQNIFDYKSGIFLALFLSTFVSFFILIYDKASGLSKEDKREIGILKAVGWQTENILQIKFLEGFFISFLSFFLGTGLALFYVFNLNAPILSSIFIGVSKLKPEFRLLPAIDFNSLFLVFILTVPVYLIATIIPSWRASIIDADEVMR; this is encoded by the coding sequence GTGATATTTGTTTTTTCGTTACTGATATTTTTACTCGTTTCTATCTTTACAATTTCAAATTCGATTAAAAAGGAATTAGAATTTTCTGTCTCTGATTTACCAGAATTAATTGTTCAAAGAATGAGCGGCGGAAGGCAAACTTTAATTCCAACGGACAGAATATATAAAATTTCCGGAATTTCGGGAGTTTCAAACGTACAGGAAAGAATTTGGGGATATTATTATTTTAAAAATGAGAATGTCAATTTTACTCTTATCGGCATTGATTTTGATATAGATAATTATAAAAATAATTTTAACGACGTTATTGATTTTTATTCTGAAAAAATTGACACCGCCTCGCAACCTTTCATAATTGCAGGAAATGGAGTTATTGAAATATTAGAAAAAAATTTCTTCAAAAATTATTTTGTTTTTGATAAAGTAGAAGGCGGAAAATTAGAAGCAAAAATATTGGGGACATTCGTAAGTGAATCAAACTTGGAAACCAATGATGTAATTTTAATGCCGCAGAATTACGTTAGAGAAATATTTGGTACATCTGATTATTTTGCGACTGATATAATTGTGCAAGTTCCAAATCCGAATGAAATTGAAATTGTGAAACAGAAACTGCAGAACATGTTTCCCGATTCAAGAATAGTGAGTCGAAATGATATTAAATCATCTTACCAAAATATTTTCGATTATAAAAGCGGTATATTTTTAGCGCTGTTTTTATCAACTTTTGTTTCGTTCTTCATTTTAATTTATGATAAAGCAAGCGGTTTGAGCAAAGAAGATAAGAGGGAAATTGGAATTCTTAAAGCAGTTGGCTGGCAGACGGAAAATATTTTACAAATAAAATTTCTTGAAGGATTTTTTATTTCGTTCCTTTCGTTTTTTTTAGGCACAGGTTTGGCCTTGTTTTATGTGTTTAATCTAAACGCGCCAATTTTAAGCAGCATATTTATTGGGGTTAGTAAATTAAAACCTGAGTTTCGGCTTCTTCCGGCAATAGATTTCAATTCTCTTTTTTTAGTTTTCATATTAACCGTTCCGGTTTATTTAATTGCCACAATTATCCCTTCTTGGCGGGCTTCAATTATAGATGCAGATGAGGTTATGCGTTGA
- a CDS encoding c-type cytochrome, with protein MKLIKKLKTLAVLFLLFIISSPVIAQTEANTESELGSIIKIMVAVTAFLVAVIMWLILVYSEKGDVVQESGFKKFMHMLSQRPNITDEQKLLLDHDFDGIKELNNKIPPWFMAIFYGTLIWGTIYLVDYHILGSGNVQEDEYTNEVQVAAMEREILNKSGKLLNEDNVTVATDAAALANGKQTFIKNCAACHGQNGEGLVGPNFTDDYWLHGNKINDLFKTIKYGVPAKGMISWQAQLDPNQMQEVASYILSLRGSNPPNQKEPQGTLYTY; from the coding sequence ATGAAATTGATTAAAAAATTAAAAACGCTGGCTGTACTGTTTTTGTTGTTCATTATTAGCTCACCTGTTATTGCGCAAACCGAAGCCAATACAGAAAGTGAGCTCGGATCAATTATAAAAATAATGGTAGCAGTTACGGCATTCTTAGTTGCGGTAATTATGTGGTTGATCTTAGTTTATTCGGAAAAAGGTGATGTGGTGCAGGAATCGGGCTTTAAAAAATTTATGCATATGCTGAGCCAAAGACCAAATATTACAGATGAACAAAAACTTCTTTTAGACCATGATTTTGACGGTATTAAAGAATTAAACAATAAGATTCCGCCGTGGTTTATGGCAATTTTCTATGGAACATTAATTTGGGGAACCATCTATTTGGTTGATTACCATATTCTCGGTTCCGGAAATGTTCAAGAAGATGAATATACAAATGAAGTTCAAGTTGCGGCAATGGAAAGAGAAATACTAAACAAGTCTGGAAAACTCTTAAACGAAGATAATGTTACCGTTGCTACAGATGCCGCCGCTTTGGCAAATGGCAAACAAACATTTATTAAAAATTGCGCTGCTTGTCATGGTCAAAACGGTGAAGGTTTAGTTGGACCAAATTTTACCGACGATTATTGGCTGCATGGTAACAAAATAAACGATCTATTTAAAACAATAAAATATGGTGTTCCTGCTAAAGGTATGATCAGCTGGCAGGCGCAACTCGATCCAAATCAAATGCAAGAAGTTGCAAGCTACATTTTATCCTTAAGAGGATCAAATCCTCCAAACCAGAAGGAGCCGCAAGGAACGCTTTATACATATTGA
- a CDS encoding ABC transporter ATP-binding protein, giving the protein MIQFININKIFNQGEKDEIHALKKINFNVNENEFILLRGASGSGKSTILSIVGGLIKPTDGEVIVDGKSIAKLPDKFSSLLRREKIGFIFQKFNLISDLSVYDNIIIPLIPGKLSRSEIESKVDKLLSDFSLNNKKNILIKKLSNGEQQRVAIARALINNPKIILTDEPTANLDEKLSNDFIEIIKKLKSNGITILLASHDPLFNSLEFLDNIIDIHLGEIR; this is encoded by the coding sequence TTGATCCAATTTATCAATATAAATAAAATTTTTAACCAAGGAGAAAAAGACGAAATTCATGCATTAAAGAAAATCAACTTTAACGTTAATGAAAATGAATTTATTCTTTTAAGAGGCGCAAGCGGAAGTGGAAAAAGTACGATTCTATCAATTGTAGGCGGATTGATAAAACCAACCGATGGTGAAGTTATTGTAGATGGAAAATCAATCGCCAAACTGCCTGATAAGTTTTCTTCTTTATTGCGAAGAGAAAAAATAGGATTTATTTTTCAAAAATTTAACTTGATCTCTGACCTTAGTGTTTACGATAATATTATAATTCCTTTAATTCCGGGTAAACTGAGCAGATCCGAAATTGAAAGTAAAGTTGATAAATTATTGTCGGATTTTTCACTAAATAATAAAAAAAATATTTTGATTAAAAAACTTTCCAACGGAGAACAACAGCGAGTAGCTATTGCAAGAGCTCTTATCAACAATCCAAAAATAATTTTAACAGATGAACCTACGGCAAATTTAGATGAAAAACTTTCAAATGATTTTATAGAAATAATTAAAAAGTTAAAATCAAATGGAATTACGATTCTGCTGGCAAGTCATGATCCGTTATTTAACAGTTTGGAATTTCTTGATAACATAATTGATATCCATTTAGGCGAAATAAGATGA
- a CDS encoding FixH family protein, with protein MKVSWGVGITVSIIVFMLISVMFIYIAFNQDVNLVRDDYYEAEVKYNETMEKVKRTSALVDKLKISVIENNIQLQFPKISKSENINGNILLYRPSERNKDLSITIRPDSNYLQTINTANMLSGMWKVKVDWTADSISYLNDDIIMVQ; from the coding sequence ATGAAAGTTAGCTGGGGCGTTGGAATTACCGTTTCAATTATTGTATTTATGCTAATATCCGTAATGTTCATTTACATTGCATTTAATCAAGATGTAAATCTTGTAAGAGACGATTATTATGAAGCTGAAGTAAAGTATAATGAAACAATGGAAAAAGTTAAAAGAACCAGCGCTCTCGTTGACAAACTAAAAATTTCCGTAATTGAAAACAATATTCAGCTTCAATTTCCTAAAATATCTAAAAGTGAAAATATTAACGGAAATATTTTATTGTACAGACCTTCGGAAAGAAATAAAGATTTATCTATTACAATCCGACCTGATTCCAATTATTTACAAACCATTAACACTGCCAATATGCTTTCCGGAATGTGGAAAGTAAAAGTTGATTGGACAGCCGATTCTATTTCTTACCTTAATGACGATATTATAATGGTTCAATAA
- a CDS encoding LysE family transporter — MTESLIVIVCLGLFAGFFFSVPIAGPISILITSNALKGNIRYCLRLALGGAIIEMIYVFIAVFGLTSIYNLYQEAIPVILIVGSTFLIYVAIKIIRTKLQIDSLNKTAENEKLDNSGGFRTGLLINLTNPSLFLGWFTSSFLLLSFASSIGLNTGGLDILLYDNVISIEEITGEKIESLENYDFLPNGNTAIIKRKSLPTLVLSFTYALMVGVGSYLWFFLLSKFLIKYKEKISITWLNKFIMLLGFFLLGISFYLIYQGFSLL, encoded by the coding sequence ATGACCGAAAGTTTAATAGTAATTGTTTGTCTTGGTTTATTTGCCGGATTCTTTTTTTCGGTTCCAATTGCTGGACCAATAAGTATTTTAATTACCTCAAATGCGTTAAAGGGCAATATCAGATACTGTTTAAGATTAGCTTTGGGCGGCGCAATTATTGAGATGATATATGTATTTATTGCTGTTTTCGGATTAACATCCATTTACAATTTATATCAGGAAGCAATCCCAGTAATTCTAATTGTCGGTTCCACTTTTTTAATTTATGTAGCAATAAAAATTATAAGAACGAAGCTGCAAATTGACAGTTTAAACAAAACAGCTGAAAATGAAAAATTAGATAACAGCGGAGGATTTAGAACCGGTTTACTTATAAATTTAACAAATCCTTCATTGTTTTTAGGTTGGTTCACTTCTTCTTTTCTACTTTTATCCTTTGCATCTTCAATTGGATTAAATACAGGTGGTTTGGATATTTTATTATATGATAATGTAATTTCTATTGAAGAAATAACAGGCGAAAAAATAGAAAGTTTAGAAAATTATGATTTTTTGCCGAACGGAAATACCGCAATTATTAAAAGAAAATCTTTACCGACGTTAGTTTTAAGTTTTACATACGCTTTAATGGTTGGCGTTGGCAGTTATTTATGGTTTTTCCTCCTTTCAAAGTTTTTGATAAAATATAAAGAAAAAATAAGTATTACTTGGCTTAATAAATTTATTATGCTACTTGGTTTCTTTTTGTTGGGAATTTCGTTCTATTTAATTTACCAAGGTTTTTCCCTTTTATAA
- a CDS encoding cbb3-type cytochrome c oxidase subunit 3 — MMKFSNYLSSIENVGIYPVLTLILFFAVFVGALIWIYTRDKDYISKLENIPLDNDNFSNNKENKNEID; from the coding sequence ATAATGAAATTTTCTAATTACTTGAGCTCAATTGAAAATGTAGGAATTTATCCGGTTTTGACATTGATACTTTTCTTTGCAGTTTTTGTTGGGGCATTAATCTGGATTTATACTAGAGATAAAGATTATATATCAAAATTAGAAAACATTCCTTTAGATAATGACAATTTTTCAAATAATAAAGAGAACAAAAATGAAATTGATTAA